A region of the Thioploca ingrica genome:
TCAGTAGCTTAAATGCTTTTACTCACTATCAACATCAAGCCGCTTGGACCTGGGAACATCAGGCGCTTATTCGCGCGCGTGCGATTGCTGGTGATGCTCAATGTATGGCTCAATTTGAAAAGATTCGCCGTGATATTTTAAGTTTGCCTCGAGATCCGCATCAAGTTAAACAAGACATTGTCGAGATGAGGAACAAAATGCGTGATACTCTAGATAAAAGTACCAAAAGCCGGTTTGATATCAAACAAGGAGTTGGTGGTGTCACTGATATTGAATTTCTGATTCAGGGTGGCGTATTACGTTGGGCAGCAGCTTATCCGAATTTACTCGATACGACCGGAATGTTGCCGCTGTTGCGTCGGTTTGCTGAATATAGATTATTTGATGAAATCGCTTGTGAACAATTGAGTACGGCTTTTCGAACTTATCGTGCCGAAATCCATCGTCTGGCTTTACAAAATCAGGCAGCTATTATTGAAAATGAGGGTTTGGTTGAACAGCGGCAACAAGTGAAACATTGGTGGGTAGTCATGATGGAATAATTGACTGGATTGGTTATTTCAAACCTGAACTCACTTAGAGTTAATGAAATAGCCATTATTGACAAGCAGATTTATCCGATTTTTTTAGAAAATAGGAATTAACCCAACCTTTGGTATTGTTATATCGTATCATTACCCATTTCTGACTATTTGAGGCATAAGATTGGTCTAATTGGGGCAAGCAATTCTCATTAGGTGGAATTTGACCGATTTGACTACCGTAATGAGAGGCCGTATCACGCATATTTAACACATCATTTGCCGGCACATTAATCACTTTATAATATCCGGCCGGACATTCACCACGCGGTAATTGACGCAGGTGATATAAATTGACCCAGCCTCTAACCCCTTTATAGGTAATTGAAACCCAGGTTTGGGAATTTTTTTCTCGGAGTTGATTTAAATAAGCAACACAAGATTGACGCGGCGGAATATACCCTATTTTACGACTTTGAGGACTTGGAAACTCACGAATATAGAGCACATCATCTTCTACTACATTGATCACTTCAAAAAAAATTAACGCAGTCTTATCATAGAGATCATCCACTTTAGCATAAGAATTACCCCACCAACTCATTAATATCATTACTATGGCTAATAATTGAATTAATCTTTGCAACTTGAATACCATTAACATAATTGATTCCTTATGGATGAAGAAATGAACTCTTCTGGCCAACTTAACCCTAAATTTTTATTTTATAAATTAAGCATCATGAAATGATAAAATGAAATAATTTTTTTACTTGTCGGCTATTTCTGGCTGAGATAACCGGAAATAAATAGAATCATTATGATATTTTTTAGAGTGAGTTAAAATATAACCCAGAAAAAATGATAAATATTTTCTCAGAACTCAGTAAGATAAAGCAAAGTTTAAGCCAAACAACGTAAGATTGAATGAGTGAGAATATCATCAATCCGGTGGCGTTTAGAGCAGTAAGTTGAAATAACTGATTATTCTACCCGGGTTTGATTTGATTGATCTTATATGATAACAGTTTGATTAACTTTAAAAACAAGCGTTTTTAACCGCAGAACAGTCATCACTAAAATAGTTAAACCTCTAAATTAAAATTTTCTACCACCGTAAAATCCATAAGTGCATTCATCAAGGCCATTCTAGAAAATGTTTTTAAATCAGTTAGCTTAATATCTGCTGTTTCAATATATCCGGCTGTTAATAATCGTTCTCGAGTGGTTCCTTTTAATAAGGGCATTGCCGGGGTTAACCATTTTTTTTGATCCCAAAACGCGACATTAGCGATGGAAGTATCGGTCACTAACCCATTCTTAATAATCAAAATATCATCTGCTAACCCTTTACTGGCTATTAATTGATTGATTGGGGTTCGATCCAGATATTTAAAATCATACACAATAGTATTAGCTGCTATTACTTTGAAACAGTGAAATTTTTTGGCCTTATAATGGTGGTATTCAACTTTTTCAATGGTTCGCTCGTAAATCACGCGACAACGATAAACTTGATCGGTAGACGGTGCTTGAATAGCAGCGCCGAGATCAATTTCGTCATCAACCTGAAATAATTGTCGTCGTGACTCATTCAACCGCTGTTGGTGAAAGGTTAAAAAGGGTACGGAACCCTTGATTATTTTAATGGTTTCTAATAATTTACTCATGGTAGTGGATGGGAAGGTAGATTTTGGCTAACATTTCTTCGTATTCACGGTTAAGATCGCTATCAATCGTAATGCCACCGCCACTTTTGTAGATTAATTGCTCCGGGTGTTTTTCTATAAAACGGATCATCACCGCACTATCTAATTTTTGTCCATCGAAATAACCAAATATGCCGGTAAAAAACCCGCGTTGGTAACTTTCAACCGCTTTAATAATTTCAACCGTTTTTTTCTTCGGTGCTCCCGAAATGGAACCGGCGGGTAATAAGGGTAATAATATATCGCCAAGCCTTTCCGGCCAGTTATTTTCTAAAACGCCGCTAATTTCTGAACTAACCTGTAACAGGGTTTTATGGCCAGCAATGATGCTATCAATGTACCTAAAGCGCTTTACTCTCACTTGTTTAGCGACGATAGAGAGATCATTTCTCAGTAAATCGACTACCATCGTATGTTCTGCCATTTCTTTTTCGTCTGCTAAAATTTTTTCCCGAGCCTGGGGCAAATGGGCGTCAATAGTCCCCTTCATTGGATAAGTGGTAATGAAATTATTGGCTATTTTAATAAACCGTTCTGGAGAGAAAGTGATGAATTGATCTTGAAAATACAGCTTAAATTGAGCCTGACTCCAGCAAAAAATATTAAGTAACGTGGTTTTAATTTCTATTTCAGTTGGAAAAGTTAAGTTTAGTAAATAAGTATTACCGGCTTTCATTTCCGCGATAACTCGATTAAAAGCCTGTTGATAGTGAGCTAAGCTCACTACTTTTTTTTTAATTAAAGGCTGTTGGAATTTAAACGGAAGATTAAACGATTTCAAAGTAAAATTAGTAAAGCCATCTATCGAAAAATAGATAGAATTGTCTAAGCTTGCTAGTGGAGCGATATAAGCATTTTGAACGTCAAAATCAATAATAAATAGAAAAGGTATCCGTTGCCGACCTAATTCATTTAATTGATATTTCATAGATTCAGTTTATTTTCCGCACGGCTTAAGATTCTGTTAACTATTTTGAAACAAACCTTGTATAAATTAAAAATTGCACTCATATAGCCATTTAGCAACCTAAAATTCATTAATTTAGCCTAAAGACAGGAACTTTCGGTATGTCAAAGCCATTTAACCCTGAGGTTATTAACCCGTTACTCGATAAACTCAATCGCCACCCGGTTTATGGTGCGCTACGTAACAGAGAAGATTTACGTCGGTTTATGGCGCATCACGTTTATTCAGTATGGGATTTTATGTCATTGGTTAAATATTTACAAAATAAGATTGCACCCAGTCAATTTCCTTGGGTACCTCGTGGTAATGCGACCGTACGGTATTTTATTAATAGCTTAGTACTCGAAGAGGAATCCGATGAAAGTCCGTTGTCAACCCCAGAGAAGAAATCTTATAGCAGTCATTTTGAACTTTACTGTCAAGCGATGCGAGAAATTGGCGGGGATCCACAACCGGTTCTCCATTTTGTCGAAACGGTTAAACAGCAGGGTATTAACATCGCTTTAACCCGTGAATGGGTTCCACCACCTTCTCGTCATTTTACTCAAACCACCTTTGAGTGGATTGCAACTGACCAACCACATTTGGTCGCTGCCGCTTTGGCTATGGGCAGAGAACAAGTGATTCCAAATATGTTTCGTGCTTTTTTAGCGCAGATGGGAATAAATAAAGCCGAAGCGCCTATTTTCCATTATTATCTTAACCGCCATATCCACCTGGATGAAGATTTTCATGGACCACTTTCTTTACAGCTATTAAATGAATTATGTGGTGGTGAAGCAGATAAAATCAAAGAAGCTGAAATAGCTGCTCAACAAGCTATTTTAGCCCGATTACGTTTTTGGGATGAGGTATTAGCAGCGATCAAAAATTAATTAGTTAGAACGACGAAAAATGGTCGTTTCATGGGCAGTTGGCGTCTTGGATTGGCTAATGAGTTGATGGATTTGCAATAACAATTCATCTTGATTGTAAGTGGCTTTCTGAAAAATGGTTTCTACACCCTGGAGACGGGCTTCTTCCTCAGCGGTAAGCGGCAGAGCAGTTAACACGACCACGGGGATAGAGCGCAAACTTTCATGAGCACGTAAATGAGTTAAAAATTCAAAGCCATCCATGATGGGCATCATTAAATCTAATAAAATCAAAGCCGGATTTTTACGATCGAGGTAATTAAGTGCGACTTGACCGTTCTCAGCTTTAAAAACTTGCCAACCTTGGTTTTTGAGTATATCAGCCATCATTTCGCGGATGACTATATCATCTTCAACCAGCATCACTAAATTTTGGGTTTCATAGTTAATCTTGAATTTGCGCAAAATAGTACTTAATTGTTCTGGGTAAACCGGTTTAAGCAAATAATCAGTTGCACCCAAGGCAACGCCTTTTTTCTGTTGATCTTCGACTGATATCATCACCACCGGAATATCCGCTAATAAAGAATCGCTTTTTAGCCAAGATAAAACTTTCCAACCATCGATATTGGGCATTTTGACATCCAGGACGATCGCATCTGGGCGTAATTTTCTCGCGAGTCGCAATCCTTCCTTGCCACCAGCGGCAACAGCTACCGCATAACCTAGTTGGGTCAAATAATTTTTCAATAAGGCGCGGGTCACATTATCATCATCAATAACCAAAATAATACCTTCCTCCTCAGTTATAGCGAGTGGATATTCGGTTTGTTGCCGATCTTCAGAAGGATTCACTACCGTAGGCAATTTAATCGTAAACAAACTACCTTGTCCAAACGCACTGATTAAATCAATACGACCACCCATCATTTCTACGAATTGTTTGGTAATAGCTAAACCTAAACCGGTACCAC
Encoded here:
- a CDS encoding para-aminobenzoate synthase component I, which encodes MKYQLNELGRQRIPFLFIIDFDVQNAYIAPLASLDNSIYFSIDGFTNFTLKSFNLPFKFQQPLIKKKVVSLAHYQQAFNRVIAEMKAGNTYLLNLTFPTEIEIKTTLLNIFCWSQAQFKLYFQDQFITFSPERFIKIANNFITTYPMKGTIDAHLPQAREKILADEKEMAEHTMVVDLLRNDLSIVAKQVRVKRFRYIDSIIAGHKTLLQVSSEISGVLENNWPERLGDILLPLLPAGSISGAPKKKTVEIIKAVESYQRGFFTGIFGYFDGQKLDSAVMIRFIEKHPEQLIYKSGGGITIDSDLNREYEEMLAKIYLPIHYHE
- a CDS encoding para-aminobenzoate synthase component I, with the protein product MSKLLETIKIIKGSVPFLTFHQQRLNESRRQLFQVDDEIDLGAAIQAPSTDQVYRCRVIYERTIEKVEYHHYKAKKFHCFKVIAANTIVYDFKYLDRTPINQLIASKGLADDILIIKNGLVTDTSIANVAFWDQKKWLTPAMPLLKGTTRERLLTAGYIETADIKLTDLKTFSRMALMNALMDFTVVENFNLEV